One Branchiostoma floridae strain S238N-H82 chromosome 1, Bfl_VNyyK, whole genome shotgun sequence genomic region harbors:
- the LOC118425915 gene encoding enhancer of rudimentary homolog produces MAHTILLVQPTGRPESRTYSDYETVTECMEGVCKIFEEHLKRVNPTSPSITYDISQLFDFIDQLADLSCLVFQKSTNTYAPHDKDWIKEKIYILLRKQAEQARMD; encoded by the exons ATG GCCCACACCATACTGTTGGTGCAGCCAACTGGCAGGCCAGAGTCCCGAACATACTCAGACTATGAAACAGTGACAGAATGTATGGAGG GCGTGTGTAAGATATTTGAGGAACACCTGAAGAGGGTAAACCCAACCAGTCCCTCCATCACATATGACATCAGTCAACTGTTTGACTTCATTGATCAGCTAGCAGACCTCAGTTGTCTTGT GTTTCAAAAATCAACAAACACCTATGCACCCCATGACAAAGACTGGATCAAAGAAAAGATCTACATCTTACTGAGAAAACAGGCTGAACAGGCAAGGATGGACTGA
- the LOC118425901 gene encoding guanylate-binding protein 1-like: protein MSGLHSKHGFKVEALKPKAGGKAVHGSAIPLILPNDLEYNVSTGAVEKVQGARRETLQVVPEALDLLEGIEQPVSALAICGPCRSGKSYILSRLLGTADAFELGHRMDPQTFGIWMGTSVLRGKDFTIVLLDTEGIDAAGASAKQDASILVMTILLSSLLIYNSLNVPYKGDLEKMQCFIKLAKGITVKKGEKTQMSAFREFFPDFLWLLRDVSLMITDQDGVDMDPSEYLKTRVLGRQGEDDFDESTSDKVGRAILTFFSSVECATLERPSEKKEVMNNIAQHTGNLNPEFNKGVEDLIERLLLKSRAKRGYDKGSTVSGVALSIMAKQYVEAVNDPKAIPALDNTWKNTIQLMRSRAIEEVVVEYKQQMQAQVAAASKNGQIPLESAENNGKSSSQPSLMDLHHQLFKVVTDMLLEKVGHLGISSGNLGNENKIVVDEMQKRLVQREERSVDYVAADGTIKKQKGFVVTGGELYHFIQANKELSKVFCQKLFESLFDPIRKCVETPPPHYDFQQLMGELASARQQYSEQARGPEKWVVLQEMTKNFEKLKANFEKIKGYQKKLMQEQQKAQEAELQAREKAREVKQLFDQQQDMQKAHQETLQKMDQQHREQMEKVRQDEAERRQQEEQKYRDLQNAQMEQYATMAREFNEKSSSQMQDLMMRMQEQQADMNKQMMDLVKAIKDTPPPVVNVPSPSRCSIM, encoded by the exons ATGTCGGGGCTACATTCCAAGCACGGTTTCAAAGTCGAGGCACTGAAGCCGAAGGCAGGTGGGAAGGCCGTCCACGGCTCGGCTATCCCACTGATTCTGCCCAACGATCTGGAGTACAATGTGTCCACCGGTGCAGTTGAGAAGGTGCAGGGCGCGCGGCGGGAGACCCTGCAGGTTGTTCCCGAGGCCTTGGACCTACTGGAGGGGATCGAGCAGCCCGTGAGCGCACTCGCAATCTGTGGGCCATGTCGGAGCGGTAAAAGTTACATCCTGTCCAG GCTACTGGGCACTGCAGATGCCTTTGAGCTAGGCCATCGTATGGACCCCCAGACGTTTGGCATCTGGATGGGCACCAGTGTGCTGAGGGGGAAGGACTTCACCATCGTGCTGCTGGACACAGAAGGCATAG ATGCGGCTGGAGCGAGTGCCAAACAGGATGCCAGTATCCTGGTGATGACTATCCTGCTGTCCTCCCTACTCATCTACAACTCCCTCAATGTGCCATATAAGGGAGATCTGGAGAAGATGCA GTGTTTCATTAAGCTGGCTAAGGGGATCACAGTTAAAAAAGGAGAAAAGACACAGATGTCAGCTTTCCGTGAGTTCTTCCCAGACTTTTTGTGGCTGCTGCGAGATGTTTCTCTGATGATCACTGACCAGGATGGTGTAGACATGGATCCTTCAGAGTACCTGAAGACTAGG GTGCTTGGACGTCAGGGTGAGGATGATTTTGATGAGTCAACCAGTGACAAAGTAGGACGGGCCATCCTTACATTCTTCTCTTCAGTGGAGTGTGCCACCTTGGAGCGGCCCTCTGAGAAGAAGGAGGTAATGAACAACATTGCTCAGCACACCGGCAACCTGAACCCAGAGTTCAACAAGGGTGTGGAGGACCTCATTGAACGGCTGCTTCTAAAATCACGTGCCAAGAGAGGCTATGACAAGGGGTCAACTGTCAGTG GTGTGGCCCTCAGCATCATGGCCAAGCAGTATGTGGAAGCGGTCAATGACCCCAAGGCCATCCCTGCACTGGACAACACCTGGAAGAACACCATACAGCTCATGCGGAGCAGGGCCATTGAGGAGGTGGTTGTGGAGTATAAACAGCAGATGCAG GCACAGGTAGCTGCAGCCTCAAAGAATGGACAGATTCCCTTGGAAAGTGCAGAAAACAATGG GAAATCCTCCAGCCAGCCTTCCCTTATGGACCTCCATCACCAGCTGTTCAAGGTAGTCACAGACATGCTTCTGGAGAAGGTCGGCCATCTTGGGATCAGCTCAGGGAATCTGGGCAATGAGAACAAGATTGTGGTGGACGAAATGCAAAAACGCTTGG TTCAAAGAGAGGAGCGCTCAGTTGACTATGTGGCAGCTGACGGTACCATCAAGAAGCAGAAGGGGTTTGTTGTGACTGGTGGAGAGCTTTATCACTTCATCCAGGCAAACAAAGAACTCTCCAAGGTCTTCTGCCAGAAGCTGTTTGAGTCCTTGTTTGACCCAATAAG GAAGTGTGTAGAGACACCTCCTCCACACTATGACTTTCAGCAGCTGATGGGAGAGCTGGCTAGTGCACGCCAGCAGTACAGTGAGCAGGCTCGTGGTCCAGAGAAGTGGGTCGTTCTGCAAGAGATGACCAAAAACTTTGAGAAACTGAAGGCAAACTTTGAAAAGATTAAGGGGTATCAGAAAAAG CTGATGCAGGAGCAGCAGAAGGCACAGGAGGCAGAGCTGCAGGCCAGGGAGAAGGCCCGGGAGGTGAAGCAACTGTTTGACCAGCAACAGGACATGCAGAAGGCTCACCAGGAGACTCTGCAGAAAATGGATCAGCAGCACAGAGAGCAGATggagaag GTGAGACAAGACGAAGCAGAGCGACGTCAGCAGGAGGAGCAGAAGTACCGAGACCTGCAGAATGCACAGATGGAGCAGTATGCAACCATGGCAAGG GAGTTCAACGAGAAGTCCTCCTCCCAGATGCAGGACCTGATGATGAGGATGCAGGAGCAGCAGGCAGACATGAACAAGCAGATGATGGACTTGGTGAAGGCTATCAAGGATACACCTCCAC CTGTGGTGAACGTGCCAAGTCCTTCTCGATGCAGCATTATGTAG
- the LOC118423945 gene encoding enolase-phosphatase E1: MSDRRLRRRQGTAGTDNKRRADGPHDISGLLDGVSVVLLDIEGTTTPITFVKDELFPYVRSHVRQHLEEHWQEEECQEDIAALRKQAKEDKEMDGVVLVPECTTDDDEETRKKVLSAVVDNVLWNMDADRKVTALKQLQGHMWRAAYQTGKIKGEVYPDVVPAIRGWLETGRQVYIYSSGSVEAQKLLFGFSSEGDLLELFSGHFDTTTGLKVETESYRRIAKAVGCDPANILFLTDVVREAKPSREAGMKTCLTVRPGNAPLTEEDWANYPVIKSFSELACNVSPTKMRSRGKAAT; the protein is encoded by the exons ATGTCAGATCGCCGCTTAAGGCGACGTCAGGGAACTGCTGGGACGGACAACAAGCGGCGTGCTGATGGGCCACATGACATCTCAGGTCTGTTGGACGGTGTGTCCGTGGTGCTGCTGGACATAGAAGGGACCACAACTCCTATCACCTTTGTTAAG GATGAGCTGTTCCCATATGTGCGTTCCCATGTAAGACAACATCTCGAGGAACACTGGCAGGAGGAGGAATGTCAGGAGGATATCGCTGCCCTGAGGAAACAG GCAAAGGAAGACAAGGAGATGGATGGTGTGGTGCTAGTCCCAGAATGCAccacagatgatgatgaagagaCCAGGAAAAAGGTGCTAAGTGCTGTTGTGGACAATGTGCTGTGGAACATGGATGCTGATAGGAAGGTCACAGCACTGAAGCAGTTACAAGGTCACATGTGGAGGGCTGCCTATCAGACAGGCAAGATCAAGGGAGA GGTATACCCAGATGTGGTGCCTGCTATCCGAGGGTGGTTGGAGACAGGTCGTCAGGTGTACATCTACTCCTCAGGCAGCGTGGAGGCACAGAAACTCCTGTTTGGTTTCTCCTCAGAGGGAGACCTGTTGGAG CTGTTCAGTGGCCACTTTGACACCACCACAGGTCTGAAGGTAGAGACGGAGAGTTACAGGAGGATAGCCAAGGCTGTGGGCTGTGATCCTGCCAACATTCTCTTCCTCACAGATGTTGTAAGAG AGGCCAAACCATCACGTGAGGCTGGGATGAAGACATGTCTTACAGTGCGACCTGGGAACGCACCTCTCACAGAGGAGGACTGGGCAAACTACCCTGTCATCAAGTCTTTTTCTGAACTGGCTTGTAATGTCAGTCCTACCAAAATGCGATCCAGAGGGAAAGCTGCAACATAG
- the LOC118423936 gene encoding guanylate-binding protein 1-like: MAAQRNLSVESLGQSQSIPPSVPLVLPNNLEYDLGTHTVRRKPGVERSSLTVVAEAMSLLASIDDPVAVVAVTGPCRTGKSYMLSRMLGSSDAFQLGHSMEPETFGIWMSTKVLTRDGLTVVLLDTEGIDAVDAEARNDASLLVLTILTCSLLVFNTTSVPKQGQLEKLQCFAELAEAVRIWKSGEMDHEEFSRHFPDLLWLLRDSTLIPTDEDGNPIDARSYLTKRILKESGRFRPTPSDMVSRAITSFFPSLDCRTLPPPSSDTTVMQNIETSHDKLDPEFNQAMEDLVKDILSSIKPKQGFGQGKTVTGRQLAGLVQQFVAALNDPRALPTLQTAWDAALMTLVEDTVRELQERYVQEMRQGIQQAGGMPLEEDPNSSVPSMMSLHQAVFEGLLDTLKGRLHSFCEAAEMTQAVVDLTARVNGTQDDSGCGILSSLLSENRSSSESFCNQLIQNLYQPISEKLASPPDNYDIKALEADLAQLKATYDEEARGPCKHKVYLQFAEFLEGQKTTFSTIKGYQEEDYKLQEETRRREAEVANLQEERLQVERQMALSMKEQQDQVEMLMAEFGREVQNLKEEEKERRDAMLRNLQVQMEEKAQQNVAMLEDLSRRQEGMVQQQMEAMQQQQRQQMDGMMEMAKAIQERNDKLARDMQEQAQKAKSPGFLDNILGSVVDIVKQGASLFLMSKFPLAGAAAAVGAGAAQAVTSRTAKAPSTK, translated from the exons ATGGCGGCGCAGAGGAACCTCTCCGTCGAATCCCTCGGTCAGAGCCAGTCTATCCCACCGTCTGTACCTCTGGTCCTGCCCAATAACCTGGAGTATGACCTCGGCACGCACACCGTTCGGCGCAAGCCGGGGGTGGAGCGGTCGTCCCTGACGGTGGTGGCGGAGGCTATGTCGCTGCTGGCGAGTATTGACGACCCGGTAGCGGTGGTGGCAGTGACGGGACCCTGCCGCACGGGCAAGTCTTACATGCTGTCCCGCATGCTGGGGTCCTCCGACGCCTTCCAGCTGGGACACTCTATGGAGCCAGAGACTTTCGGGATATGGATGAGCACTAAG GTGTTGACACGTGACGGGTTGACAGTGGTGTTGTTGGACACGGAGGGTATCGACGCCGTTGACGCCGAGGCCCGAAACGACGCCTCACTTCTGGTCCTGACCATCCTGACCTGCTCCCTGCTTGTGTTCAACACCACGTCTGTACCAAAACAGGGCCAGTTGGAAAAGCTACA ATGCTTTGCCGAGTTAGCAGAGGCGGTCCGTATTTGGAAAAGCGGCGAGATGGACCATGAGGAGTTCAGCCGTCATTTTCCCGATCTCCTCTGGTTACTGCGGGACTCCACTCTCATACCGACAGACGAGGACGGCAACCCCATAGATGCTCGGAGCTACTTGACT AAGAGGATCCTGAAAGAGAGCGGTCGATTCAGACCGACACCCAGCGACATGGTCAGCCGGGCCATCACCAGTTTCTTCCCCAGCCTGGACTGCCGGACGCTCCCACCTCCGTCCAGCGACACGACCGTCATGCAGAACATCGAGACCAGCCATGACAAACTGGACCCTGAGTTCAACCAAGCCATGGAGGACCTGGTGAAGGACATATTGTCCTCTATCAAACCCAAGCAAGGCTTCggacaag GAAAGACAGTTACAGGCCGTCAGCTGGCAGGCCTTGTGCAACAGTTCGTCGCTGCCCTGAACGACCCTAGGGCCCTGCCAACCCTACAGACCGCCTGGGACGCCGCCCTGATGACGCTGGTGGAGGACACCGTGCGGGAGCTGCAGGAGCGCTATGTACAGGAGATGCGGCAGGGAATCCAACAGGCTGGCGGCATGCCGCTGGAGGAGG ATCCCAACAGCAGCGTGCCATCTATGATGTCCCTGCACCAGGCTGTGTTTGAAGGGCTCCTGGACACCCTGAAGGGTCGGCTCCACAGTTTTTGTGAGGCGGCCGAGATGACACAGGCCGTAGTGGATTTGACAGCTCGCGTCAATGGGACCCAAG ATGACAGCGGCTGTGGGATCTTGTCCAGCCTTCTGAGTGAAAACCGCAGCAGCTCGGAGAGTTTCTGTAATCAGCTGATACAGAACCTTTACCAGCCCATCAGCGAGAAGCTAGCCTCTCCGCCGGACAACTACGATATCAAG GCTCTTGAAGCTGACCTGGCGCAGCTGAAAGCGACATACGACGAGGAAGCTAGAGGGCCATGCAAGCACAAGGTTTACCTGCAGTTCGCAGAATTCCTGGAGGGACAGAAGACGACATTTTCCACCATCAAG GGTTACCAAGAGGAGGATTACAAGCTACAGGAGGAGACACGGCGGCGGGAGGCTGAGGTGGCCAACCTGCAGGAGGAGAGGCTGCAGGTGGAACGCCAGATGGCGCTGTCCATGAAAGAGCAGCAGGACCAAGTGGAGATGTTGATGGCGGAGTTTGGACGGGAAGTGCAGAATCTGAAAGAGGAAGAAAA AGAGCGCCGAGACGCCATGTTGCGGAACCTCCAGGTGCAGATGGAGGAGAAGGCCCAGCAGAACGTGGCGATGCTGGAGGACCTGTCCCGCCGCCAGGAGGGCATGGTGCAGCAGCAGATGGAGGccatgcagcagcagcagcgcCAGCAGATGGACGGGATGATGGAGATGGCCAAGGCCATACAGGAACGGAACGACAAGCTCGCACGAG ATATGCAAGAACAGGCACAGAAGGCAAAGTCTCCGGGGTTCTTGGACAACATATTGGGTTCCGTCGTTGACATCGTgaagcagggggctagtctgtTCCTCATGTCCAAGTTTCCTCTTGCGGGCGCTGCCGCAGCCGTGGGTGCGGGGGCAGCCCAGGCAGTCACAAGTCGCACCGCAAAAGCACCAAGCACTAAATag